A region of Saccopteryx leptura isolate mSacLep1 chromosome X, mSacLep1_pri_phased_curated, whole genome shotgun sequence DNA encodes the following proteins:
- the LOC136385442 gene encoding mRNA export factor-like translates to MSLFGTTSGFGTSGTSMFGSTTTDNHNPMKAIEVTSSPDDSIGCLSFSPPTLPGNFLIAGSWANDVRCWEVQDSGQTIPKAQRMHTGPVLDVCWSDDGSKVFTASCDKTAKMWDLHSNQATQITQRDAPLKTIHWIKAPNYSCVMTGSWDKTLKFWDKRSSNPMMVLQLPERCYCADVIYRMAVVATAERGLIVYKLENQPSEFRRIESPLKHQHRCVAIFKDKQNKPTGFALGSIEGRVAIHYITPPNPAKDNFTFKCHRSNGTNTSAPQDIYAVNGIAFHPVHGTLDTVGSEGRFSFWDKDARTKLKTSEQLDQPISACCFNHNGNIFAYASSYNWSKGHEFYNPQKKNYIFLRNAAEELKPRNKK, encoded by the coding sequence ATGAGTCTGTTTGGAACAACCTCGGGTTTTGGAACTAGTGGGACCAGCATGTTTGGCAGCACAACCACAGATAACCACAACCCTATGAAGGCTATTGAAGTAACATCCTCTCCTGATGATAGCATTGGTTGTCTATCTTTTAGCCCGCCCACCTTGCCGGGGAACTTTCTTATTGCAGGATCGTGGGCTAACGATGTTCGCTGCTGGGAAGTTCAAGACAGTGGACAGACTATTCCAAAAGCCCAGCGGATGCACACTGGCCCCGTGCTCGATGTCTGCTGGAGTGACGATGGGAGCAAAGTATTTACGGCTTCATGTGATAAAACTGCCAAAATGTGGGACCTTCACAGTAACCAGGCAACCCAGATCACACAGCGTGATGCTCCTCTTAAAACCATTCATTGGATCAAAGCGCCGAACTACAGCTGTGTGATGACCGGGAGCTGGGATAAGACTCTGAAGTTTTGGGATAAACGATCCTCCAATCCCATGATGGTTCTGCAGCTCCCTGAGAGGTGTTACTGTGCCGATGTGATATACCGTATGGCCGTGGTGGCGACTGCGGAGAGGGGACTGATTGTCTATAAGTTAGAGAACCAACCATCCGAGTTCAGGAGGATAGAGTCTCCACTGAAACATCAGCATCGATGTGTGGctatttttaaagacaaacaGAACAAGCCGACTGGGTTTGCCCTGGGAAGTATTGAGGGCAGAGTGGCCATTCACTACATCACCCCTCCAAACCCTGCCAAAGATAACTTTACCTTTAAATGTCACCGATCGAATGGAACCAATACTTCAGCTCCTCAGGACATCTATGCGGTCAATGGAATCGCATTCCATCCTGTTCACGGCACACTTGACACGGTGGGATCTGAAGGCAGATTCAGCTTTTGGGACAAAGATGCCAGAACAAAACTAAAAACTTCAGAACAGTTAGATCAGCCCATATCAGCTTGCTGCTTCAATCACAATGGAAACATATTTGCCTATGCTTCCAGCTACAACTGGTCCAAGGGCCATGAATTTTATAATccccaaaagaaaaattacattttcctgCGGAACGCAGCTGAAGAGCTAAAACCCAGGAACAAGAAGTAG